The following coding sequences are from one Acidimicrobiales bacterium window:
- the recG gene encoding ATP-dependent DNA helicase RecG: protein MSQATPAPPATGGRRLKQLAQIEVGELRGVGPRKTAALAAMGIESVLDLLMHYPRRYADRTNCQAIAAVRVGEEAVVSAEVRRVSTRRPRNRRAIVELTVDDGTGNLTVSFFNQPWRARQLSEGAHVVVFGRVDEYHGHLQMVNPLVDLVGDRTGRIVPIYRQSQKAGITSAELTEYVAEALERARTFADPLDGPLLEGLRLVSRTTALRAIHAPDDDEERFAARRRLAFDELLRLQLSLVLRKRAAAEAARGITHLLAPAEGPGLVAGFIEGLPFALTGAQRRVIEEIAADLGSPLPMHRLLQGDVGSGKTVVALAALLYAVQGGHQGALMVPTEVLAEQHYLAARRLLSGLEVDDAGRLGGRRPVVAALLTSRTTTAERRRLLTRLVRGEVDVLVGTHALLTEDVRFSSLGVVVIDEQHRFGVDQRAALREKGSAREAEGRDPDVLVMTATPIPRTAAMTVYGDLDYSVLDELPPSRTPVQTRWVAEEGEAVAAVWERVRAELAAGRQAYVVCSRVHQGVDDDEGAGEGLLYEDEEGEGQLFRAEEQSGRPPPRAAIEEHLRLAEGELAGFSVGLLHGQLPSREKDRVMASFRDGLTQVLVATTVIEVGVDVANATVMVIEDADRFGIAQLHQLRGRVGRGAHASVCYLLASEVNEEAARRLDALARLADGFELAEVDLELRGEGTVLGARQKGRSDLRLASLRRDRALITTARQVATEVIDADPALASHPLLAEELELFIGEGAAEYLERS from the coding sequence GTGAGCCAGGCGACGCCGGCCCCCCCGGCGACGGGCGGCCGCAGGCTGAAGCAGCTCGCGCAGATCGAGGTGGGTGAGCTGCGTGGCGTCGGCCCCCGCAAGACAGCGGCGCTCGCCGCGATGGGCATCGAGAGCGTCCTCGACCTCCTCATGCACTACCCGCGGCGCTACGCCGACCGGACGAACTGCCAGGCGATCGCCGCGGTGCGCGTCGGCGAGGAGGCGGTCGTCTCGGCCGAGGTCCGCCGGGTGAGCACCCGCCGGCCGCGCAACCGGCGGGCGATCGTCGAGCTCACCGTCGACGACGGCACCGGCAACCTCACCGTGAGCTTCTTCAACCAGCCGTGGCGGGCCCGCCAGCTGAGCGAGGGGGCGCACGTCGTCGTCTTCGGCCGCGTCGACGAGTACCACGGCCACCTGCAGATGGTGAACCCGCTCGTCGACCTCGTCGGCGACCGCACCGGCCGCATCGTCCCGATCTACCGGCAGTCCCAGAAGGCGGGGATCACCTCCGCCGAGCTCACCGAGTACGTCGCCGAGGCACTCGAGCGGGCGCGCACCTTCGCCGACCCCCTCGACGGCCCGCTCCTCGAGGGCCTGCGGCTCGTCTCGCGCACGACGGCGCTGCGTGCGATCCACGCACCCGACGACGACGAGGAGCGCTTCGCCGCGAGGCGCCGCCTCGCCTTCGACGAGCTGCTCCGCCTGCAGCTCTCGCTCGTGCTGCGCAAGCGCGCCGCCGCCGAGGCGGCGCGCGGCATCACGCACCTCCTCGCCCCGGCTGAGGGCCCGGGCCTCGTGGCGGGGTTCATCGAGGGCCTGCCCTTCGCCCTCACCGGCGCGCAGCGGCGGGTCATCGAGGAGATCGCCGCCGACCTCGGGAGCCCGCTCCCGATGCACCGCCTGCTGCAGGGCGACGTCGGCTCGGGCAAGACCGTGGTCGCGCTCGCCGCCCTCCTCTACGCGGTGCAGGGGGGGCACCAGGGGGCCCTGATGGTGCCGACCGAGGTTCTCGCCGAGCAGCACTACCTCGCCGCCCGCCGCCTCCTCTCCGGCCTCGAGGTCGACGACGCCGGCCGCCTCGGGGGGCGCCGCCCGGTGGTCGCGGCGCTCCTCACGAGCCGCACGACGACCGCCGAACGGCGGCGGCTGCTCACCCGCCTCGTACGCGGCGAGGTCGACGTCCTCGTCGGGACGCACGCGCTGCTCACCGAGGACGTGCGTTTCTCCTCCCTCGGCGTCGTCGTCATCGACGAGCAGCACCGCTTCGGCGTCGACCAGCGCGCGGCCCTGCGCGAGAAGGGCTCCGCCCGCGAGGCCGAGGGGCGCGACCCGGACGTCCTCGTGATGACCGCGACCCCGATCCCGCGCACCGCGGCGATGACGGTCTACGGCGACCTCGACTACAGCGTCCTCGACGAGCTGCCGCCCTCGCGCACGCCGGTGCAGACGCGCTGGGTCGCGGAGGAGGGAGAGGCGGTCGCCGCGGTGTGGGAGCGCGTGCGGGCCGAGCTCGCCGCGGGGCGGCAGGCCTACGTCGTCTGCTCGCGGGTCCACCAGGGTGTCGACGACGACGAGGGGGCCGGCGAGGGCCTCCTCTACGAGGACGAGGAGGGCGAGGGCCAGCTCTTCCGCGCCGAGGAGCAGTCCGGCCGGCCGCCGCCGCGCGCCGCGATCGAGGAGCACCTCCGCCTCGCCGAGGGCGAGCTCGCCGGCTTCAGCGTCGGCCTGCTGCACGGCCAGCTCCCCTCGCGCGAAAAGGACCGCGTGATGGCCTCCTTCCGCGACGGCCTCACCCAGGTGCTCGTCGCCACCACGGTGATCGAGGTCGGCGTCGACGTCGCCAACGCCACGGTGATGGTCATCGAGGACGCCGACCGCTTCGGCATCGCCCAGCTCCACCAGCTGCGCGGCAGGGTGGGGCGCGGCGCGCACGCCTCGGTCTGCTACCTGCTCGCGAGCGAGGTGAACGAGGAGGCCGCCCGTCGCCTCGACGCCCTCGCGCGCCTCGCCGACGGCTTCGAGCTCGCCGAGGTCGACCTCGAGCTGCGCGGCGAGGGGACGGTGCTCGGCGCCCGCCAGAAGGGGCGGAGCGACCTGCGCCTCGCCTCGCTGCGCCGCGACCGGGCGCTCATCACGACGGCGAGGCAGGTGGCGACGGAGGTGATCGACGCCGACCCCGCGCTCGCCTCGCACCCGCTGCTCGCCGAGGAGCTCGAGCTGTTCATCGGCGAGGGCGCGGCCGAGTACCTCGAGCGGAGCTGA
- a CDS encoding DAK2 domain-containing protein has protein sequence MPAEPLAATALATVMTAFRDALRRHQHEINRLNVFPVPDGDTGTNMTLTLDSVLEEIGRLDEAGLADPAAVGAAISKGSLMGARGNSGVILCQILRGLASSAAQARALGADELRSALTCAAAAARAAVLRPVEGTILSVCDAAAAAAEKSEEDDVAVLLAEVRVAARDALWATPTQLSVLAEAGVVDAGGAGLLLLFDALLEVAAGVAAPAELDLPATVLALLAGAPHEQEAAPQGALAGLTYEVMYLLDSDDERMAPFKERWAAIGDSIVVVGGDGLWNCHIHTDDIGAAIEAGIEAGRPREIRVTDLQHQVEEEAWVRAVPSAGAVGSGRPLTSVVAVATGPGVQRIFSSLGVDRLVAGGQSMNPSTAEILAAAEAAPGAQVVVLPNNSNIFPVAEQVCLIASKPVFVVPTKGIQEGFAALLAYDPAASGEDNARLMLEATTQVMAGEVTRAVRAARTAVGPVNAGDWIGLSRQGIEAVGGRLADAALSLLEILVSPGCEIVTLIAGDEAPEEELDEIERVLKAKYPDLAVEHLEGGQPLYPLLISVE, from the coding sequence ATGCCGGCTGAGCCGCTCGCGGCGACTGCGCTCGCCACCGTGATGACGGCCTTCCGGGACGCCCTCCGGCGCCACCAGCACGAGATCAACCGGCTGAACGTCTTCCCCGTGCCCGACGGCGACACCGGGACGAACATGACGCTCACCCTCGACTCGGTGCTCGAGGAGATCGGCCGCCTCGACGAGGCCGGCCTCGCCGACCCGGCCGCCGTCGGCGCCGCGATCTCGAAGGGCTCGCTGATGGGCGCGCGGGGGAACTCGGGGGTGATCCTCTGTCAGATCCTCCGGGGCCTCGCCTCCTCCGCCGCACAGGCCCGGGCGCTCGGTGCCGACGAGCTGCGCTCGGCGCTCACCTGTGCCGCCGCGGCCGCCCGCGCCGCGGTGCTCCGTCCGGTCGAGGGCACGATCCTGAGCGTCTGCGACGCCGCCGCCGCGGCGGCGGAGAAGTCCGAGGAGGACGACGTCGCGGTGCTGCTCGCCGAGGTGCGCGTCGCCGCGCGCGACGCCCTCTGGGCGACACCGACCCAGCTCAGCGTGCTCGCCGAGGCCGGGGTCGTCGACGCCGGGGGCGCCGGGCTGCTGCTGCTCTTCGACGCGCTCCTCGAGGTCGCGGCCGGCGTGGCGGCCCCCGCGGAGCTCGACCTCCCCGCGACGGTGCTCGCGCTGCTCGCCGGCGCGCCGCACGAACAGGAGGCGGCGCCGCAGGGCGCCCTCGCGGGGCTCACCTATGAGGTGATGTACCTCCTCGACTCCGACGACGAGCGGATGGCACCGTTCAAGGAGCGCTGGGCCGCGATCGGCGATTCGATCGTCGTCGTCGGCGGCGACGGGCTGTGGAACTGCCACATCCACACCGACGACATCGGGGCGGCGATCGAGGCGGGGATCGAGGCGGGGCGCCCCCGCGAGATCCGCGTCACGGACCTGCAGCACCAGGTCGAGGAGGAGGCGTGGGTGCGCGCCGTGCCGTCGGCCGGCGCCGTCGGGAGCGGGCGGCCGCTCACCTCGGTGGTCGCCGTCGCGACCGGCCCCGGCGTGCAGCGCATCTTCTCCTCGCTCGGCGTCGACCGCCTCGTCGCCGGCGGGCAGTCGATGAACCCCTCGACAGCGGAGATCCTCGCCGCGGCCGAGGCCGCGCCGGGAGCCCAGGTCGTGGTGCTCCCGAACAACTCGAACATCTTCCCCGTCGCGGAGCAGGTCTGCCTGATCGCGAGCAAGCCGGTCTTCGTGGTGCCGACCAAGGGGATCCAGGAGGGCTTCGCCGCGCTCTTGGCCTACGACCCCGCCGCCTCGGGGGAGGACAACGCGCGCCTCATGCTCGAGGCCACCACCCAGGTGATGGCCGGGGAGGTGACCCGCGCGGTGCGCGCCGCGCGCACGGCCGTCGGACCGGTGAACGCGGGTGACTGGATCGGCCTCTCCCGCCAGGGGATCGAGGCCGTCGGCGGCCGTCTCGCCGACGCCGCCCTCTCGCTCCTTGAGATCCTCGTCTCTCCGGGTTGCGAGATCGTCACGCTCATCGCCGGCGACGAGGCGCCCGAGGAGGAGCTCGACGAGATCGAGCGCGTCCTCAAGGCCAAGTATCCCGACCTCGCCGTCGAGCACCTGGAGGGCGGGCAACCGCTCTACCCGCTGCTCATCTCGGTGGAGTGA
- the rpmB gene encoding 50S ribosomal protein L28, producing MAAVCEICGKHPSFGMNVSHSHRRTKRRWNPNIQRVRALVNGTSRRIDVCTSCIRAGKVTKPPLRRFVLAAKG from the coding sequence GTGGCAGCCGTTTGTGAGATCTGCGGGAAGCACCCGAGCTTCGGGATGAACGTCTCCCACTCCCACCGTCGGACCAAGCGCCGCTGGAACCCCAACATCCAGCGCGTGCGGGCGCTCGTGAACGGCACCTCCCGACGGATCGACGTCTGCACCTCCTGCATCCGCGCCGGCAAGGTCACCAAGCCGCCGCTGCGCCGCTTCGTCCTCGCCGCGAAGGGCTGA
- the thiL gene encoding thiamine-phosphate kinase translates to MSGVPTSGDERTVLERLATLLGPPPAGEVWAGDDAAVVENPPGHLLFSTDALVEGVHFTRALSSLEDIGWKALACNLSDLAAMGGRPLAAVVALCGAAAADLDGIYRGVTGAAERYGCAVVGGDLSDAEEMVVTVAVLGTTDGRPPVLRSGGRPGDRLFVTGPLGSSAAGLRLLRAGEGESNEAVRRHRRPLPRLGEGTAAAELGASAMLDLSDGLSLDLDRLARASGVGVELITVPVAAGASEEEALGGGEDYELLFSLPPGREAAGLFAARGLATPIEIGVLVGDRDRRTLRGAPLPLLGYLHRLSGGRPEGE, encoded by the coding sequence GTGTCCGGGGTCCCCACGAGCGGCGACGAGCGCACCGTGCTCGAGCGCCTCGCGACGCTGCTCGGCCCGCCACCGGCGGGGGAGGTGTGGGCGGGCGACGACGCCGCGGTGGTCGAGAACCCGCCCGGCCACCTGCTCTTCTCCACCGACGCGCTCGTCGAGGGCGTGCACTTCACGCGCGCCCTCTCCTCGCTCGAGGACATCGGGTGGAAGGCGCTCGCCTGCAACCTCTCGGACCTCGCGGCGATGGGCGGCCGCCCGCTCGCGGCGGTCGTCGCCCTTTGCGGCGCCGCGGCAGCGGACCTCGACGGCATCTACCGCGGGGTGACCGGCGCCGCCGAGCGCTACGGCTGCGCCGTCGTCGGTGGGGACCTCTCCGACGCCGAGGAGATGGTCGTCACGGTCGCCGTGCTCGGCACGACCGACGGCCGTCCACCGGTGCTGCGCAGCGGCGGGCGCCCCGGCGACCGGCTCTTCGTAACCGGGCCGCTCGGCAGCTCGGCCGCGGGGCTGCGACTGCTGCGCGCAGGCGAGGGGGAGTCGAACGAGGCGGTCCGCCGCCACCGGCGGCCGCTCCCGCGCCTCGGCGAGGGTACGGCGGCCGCCGAGCTCGGGGCGAGCGCGATGCTCGACCTCTCCGACGGGTTGAGCCTCGATCTCGACCGCCTCGCGCGGGCGAGCGGCGTCGGGGTCGAGCTCATCACCGTGCCGGTCGCGGCCGGGGCCAGCGAGGAGGAGGCGCTCGGGGGCGGCGAGGACTACGAGCTGCTCTTCAGCCTGCCGCCCGGCCGCGAGGCCGCCGGGCTGTTCGCAGCGCGCGGGCTGGCGACGCCGATCGAGATCGGGGTGCTCGTAGGGGACCGTGACCGGCGGACGCTGCGCGGCGCCCCGCTCCCGTTGCTCGGCTATCTGCACCGCCTCTCGGGCGGGCGCCCCGAAGGGGAGTGA